Proteins co-encoded in one Fusarium musae strain F31 chromosome 3, whole genome shotgun sequence genomic window:
- a CDS encoding hypothetical protein (CAZy:GH16), protein MFAKAIAALALAAPLVSAQTFTKCNPLTATCPADPAFGRDTVHCDFTKGACEAFAEDAGTTLEHNENGAVFTISGPNQAPTIATGKYIFFGRVDVEVQASTGVGICTSAVLQSDDLDEIDWEWLGGDNAQVQSNYFSKGDVSTYDRGEFHPVANPTGQFHLYSIEWTPSAINWMIDDQVVRTLPYTDATGPNGYPQSPMQIKLGTWTAGSPDAAPGTITWAGGLADYSQGPFNAYYKSISIVDYAGGDAPTTASVREYIYGDQSGSWKSIQKIN, encoded by the exons ATGTTCGCCAAAGCCATCGCAGCCCTCGCCCTCGCGGCACCTCTTGTCTCAGCCCAGACTTTCACAAAGTGTAACCCCCTGACAGCCA CATGTCCTGCCGACCCTGCTTTTGGAAGGGACACTGTCCACTGTGACTTTACAAAGGGTGCATGTGAAGCTTTCGCAGAGGATGCCGGTACTACCCTGGAACACAACGAGAATGGTGCTGTCTTTACAATTTCGGGACCTAACCAGGCTCCTACAATTGCGACGGGCAAGTACATCTTTTTCGGCCGCGTGGATGTCGAGGtgcaagcctcaactggTGTAGGCATCTGCACTAGTGCTGTTCTTCAATctgatgaccttgatgag ATTGATTGGGAGTGGCTGGGAGGCGATAACGCTCAAGTTCAGTCAAATTATTTCAGCAAGGGAGATGTTTCAACGTATGACCGCGGCGAATTCCATCCCGTCGCCAACCCTACAGGCCAATTCCATCTCTACTCCATCGAGTGGACTCCCTCCGCCATCAACTGGATGATCGACGACCAAGTCGTCCGAACCCTTCCCTATACCGACGCTACTGGTCCCAATGGCTATCCCCAGTCCCCCATGCAGATCAAGCTCGGAACATGGACTGCTGGTTCTCCCGATGCTGCCCCTGGTACCATTACCTGGGCTGGTGGTCTTGCCGACTACTCTCAGGGTCCCTTCAACGCTTACTACAAGAGCATTTCCATTGTTGACTatgctggtggtgatgctcCTACAACAGCGAGTGTGCGCGAGTATATTTACGGTGACCAGAGTGGAAGCTGGAAGAGCATTCAGAAGATCAATTAA